From a single Raphanus sativus cultivar WK10039 chromosome 3, ASM80110v3, whole genome shotgun sequence genomic region:
- the LOC108847661 gene encoding protein FAR1-RELATED SEQUENCE 12 isoform X1 — protein MESSATEQHSSFNMVTKAYPLRILNHTTTDEHVNSGGGGGAAEPYVGLEFDTAEEAREYYNAYAARTGFKARTGQLYRSRTDGTVSSRRFVCSKEGFQLNSRTGCTAFIRVQRRDTGKWVLDQIQKEHNHELGCEAEEMTVATTPRPVRAPAPTKLAATVNQHRPKMKVVDESDREQRSSSSKSTSLKRFKSGEGEVSNDGHHNHHNPKAVSGSEPYAGLEFGSANEACQFYQAYAEVVGFRVRIGQLFRSKVDNSITSRRFVCSREGFQHPSRMGCGAYMRIKRQDSGGWIVDRLCKDHNHDLEPGKKNQDGVKKITEDVMMTGGGGLDSVDLIELNNSNHIKKAATSSSSRENRIGKEWYPLLLDYFQSKQTEDMGFFYAVELDVHSGSCLSVFWADSRARFACSQFGDAVVFDTSYRKGSYSVPFATFVGFNHHRQPVLLGCAVVADESKESFLWLFQTWLRAMSGRPPRSVVADQDLPIKQALSQVFPGAHHRYSAWQMRERERENLRPFPSEFKYEYEKCIYQTQTVLEFDSVWNTLINKYGLRDDVWLREVYEQREHWVPAYLRGSFFAGIPINGAFEPFFSASSSSLDALTPLREFIGRYEQGLEQRREEERKEDFNSYNLQPFLQTKEPVEEQCRRLYTLTVFRIFQNELVQSYSYLCLKTYEEGAMSRFLVRKCGNESEKHAVTFNATNLNSSCSCQMFEHEGLLCRHVLKVFNLLEVKELPSRYILHRWTKNAEFGFVRDMESGVSSQDLKALMVWSLREAASKYIEFGTSSLEKYKLAYEIMREGGKKLCWQR, from the exons ATGGAGAG TTCAGCTACTGAGCAGCATAGCAGTTTCAACATGGTAACCAAAGCATATCCACTACGGATACTGAACCACACCACCACCGACGAACATGTTAACtcaggtggaggaggaggagcagccGAGCCTTACGTCGGTCTAGAATTCGACACAGCGGAGGAAGCTCGCGAGTACTACAACGCCTACGCGGCGAGAACCGGTTTCAAAGCCAGGACCGGTCAGCTCTACAGATCGAGAACCGACGGAACCGTTTCCTCCAGGAGGTTTGTTTGCTCGAAAGAAGGCTTTCAGCTGAACTCGAGAACCGGATGCACTGCCTTCATCCGCGTCCAGAGACGCGACACTGGGAAATGGGTTCTTGATCAGATCCAGAAAGAGCATAACCACGAGCTCGGATGTGAAGCTGAGGAGATGACGGTGGCTACGACGCCGCGTCCTGTGAGAGCTCCTGCTCCTACTAAGCTAGCTGCGACTGTGAATCAGCATAGGCCTAAGATGAAAGTCGTTGACGAGTCTGACAGAGAGCAGAGATCGTCTTCCTCTAAGAGCACCTCTCTCAAACGCTTCAAAAGCGGTGAAGGAGAAGTGAGCAATGATGGCCATCATAATCATCATAATCCTAAGGCGGTTTCCGGTAGCGAGCCTTACGCAGGTTTGGAGTTCGGTTCGGCTAACGAAGCGTGTCAGTTCTACCAAGCCTATGCGGAAGTCGTCGGGTTTAGAGTCCGGATCGGTCAGCTGTTCAGGTCCAAAGTAGACAACTCCATCACTTCGAGAAGGTTTGTTTGCTCGAGAGAAGGGTTTCAGCATCCTTCGAGGATGGGATGCGGAGCTTACATGAGGATCAAGAGACAAGACTCTGGCGGCTGGATCGTGGACCGTCTCTGCAAAGATCATAACCACGACCTCGAGCCGGGGAAGAAGAACCAAGACGGTGTGAAGAAGATAACCGAAGATGTGATGATGACGGGAGGAGGAGGGTTAGACTCCGTTGATCTCATCGAACTAAACAACAGCAACCACATCAAGAAAGCTGCTACGTCGTCGTCATCACGAGAGAACAGGATCGGTAAAGAATGGTATCCGCTGCTTCTCGATTACTTCCAGTCCAAACAAACCGAAGACATGGGGTTCTTCTATGCTGTTGAGCTAGATGTTCACAGCGGGAGCTGCCTCAGCGTCTTCTGGGCGGATAGCAGAGCGAGATTCGCTTGCAGTCAGTTCGGTGACGCGGTTGTGTTCGATACTTCGTACAGAAAAGGAAGCTACTCTGTTCCCTTCGCTACTTTCGTCGGTTTTAACCACCACAGGCAGCCGGTGCTTCTCGGCTGCGCCGTGGTGGCCGACGAGTCTAAAGAGAGTTTCTTATGGTTGTTTCAGACGTGGCTCCGCGCCATGTCGGGGCGTCCTCCGAGGTCAGTTGTTGCTGATCAAGACTTGCCTATAAAGCAAGCTTTGTCTCAGGTCTTCCCAGGAGCGCATCATCGGTACTCGGCTtggcagatgagggagagagagCGGGAGAATCTAAGACCGTTCCCGAGCGAGTTCAAGTACGAGTACGAGAAGTGTATATACCAGACGCAAACGGTTTTGGAGTTTGACTCGGTTTGGAACACTCTCATCAACAAGTACGGTCTCAGAGACGACGTCTGGCTCAGAGAAGTCTACGAGCAGCGTGAGCATTGGGTTCCTGCGTATCTGAGGGGAAGCTTCTTCGCCGGGATACCGATCAACGGAGCGTTTGAGCCGTTCTTCagcgcttcttcttcttcgctcgACGCTCTGACTCCTCTCAGAGAGTTCATCGGGAGATACGAGCAAGGGCTCGAGCAGAGACGCGAGGAGGAGAGGAAAGAGGATTTCAACTCTTACAACTTGCAGCCTTTCTTGCAGACGAAGGAGCCCGTGGAGGAGCAGTGCAGGAGGCTATACACGCTGACCGTCTTCAGGATCTTCCAGAACGAGCTCGTCCAGTCTTACAGCTACCTCTGTTTGAAGACATACGAGGAAGGAGCGATGAGCAGGTTCTTGGTGAGGAAATGCGGGAACGAGAGCGAGAAACATGCTGTGACTTTCAACGCGACGAATCTGAACTCGAGCTGCAGCTGTCAGATGTTTGAGCACGAAGGGCTTTTGTGCAGACACGTGTTGAAAGTGTTTAATCTGTTGGAAGTGAAAGAGCTTCCGTCGAGGTATATACTGCACAGGTGGACCAAGAACGCGGAGTTTGGGTTTGTGCGTGATATGGAGTCGGGTGTGAGCTCTCAGGATCTTAAGGCCTTGATGGTTTGGAGTCTGAGGGAAGCTGCTTCCAAGTATATAGAGTTTGGGACTTCGTCTCTGGAGAAGTATAAGCTTGCTTATGAGATTATGCGTGAAGGTGGGAAGAAACTTTGTTGGCAGAGATGA
- the LOC108847661 gene encoding protein FAR1-RELATED SEQUENCE 12 isoform X2: MVTKAYPLRILNHTTTDEHVNSGGGGGAAEPYVGLEFDTAEEAREYYNAYAARTGFKARTGQLYRSRTDGTVSSRRFVCSKEGFQLNSRTGCTAFIRVQRRDTGKWVLDQIQKEHNHELGCEAEEMTVATTPRPVRAPAPTKLAATVNQHRPKMKVVDESDREQRSSSSKSTSLKRFKSGEGEVSNDGHHNHHNPKAVSGSEPYAGLEFGSANEACQFYQAYAEVVGFRVRIGQLFRSKVDNSITSRRFVCSREGFQHPSRMGCGAYMRIKRQDSGGWIVDRLCKDHNHDLEPGKKNQDGVKKITEDVMMTGGGGLDSVDLIELNNSNHIKKAATSSSSRENRIGKEWYPLLLDYFQSKQTEDMGFFYAVELDVHSGSCLSVFWADSRARFACSQFGDAVVFDTSYRKGSYSVPFATFVGFNHHRQPVLLGCAVVADESKESFLWLFQTWLRAMSGRPPRSVVADQDLPIKQALSQVFPGAHHRYSAWQMRERERENLRPFPSEFKYEYEKCIYQTQTVLEFDSVWNTLINKYGLRDDVWLREVYEQREHWVPAYLRGSFFAGIPINGAFEPFFSASSSSLDALTPLREFIGRYEQGLEQRREEERKEDFNSYNLQPFLQTKEPVEEQCRRLYTLTVFRIFQNELVQSYSYLCLKTYEEGAMSRFLVRKCGNESEKHAVTFNATNLNSSCSCQMFEHEGLLCRHVLKVFNLLEVKELPSRYILHRWTKNAEFGFVRDMESGVSSQDLKALMVWSLREAASKYIEFGTSSLEKYKLAYEIMREGGKKLCWQR; this comes from the coding sequence ATGGTAACCAAAGCATATCCACTACGGATACTGAACCACACCACCACCGACGAACATGTTAACtcaggtggaggaggaggagcagccGAGCCTTACGTCGGTCTAGAATTCGACACAGCGGAGGAAGCTCGCGAGTACTACAACGCCTACGCGGCGAGAACCGGTTTCAAAGCCAGGACCGGTCAGCTCTACAGATCGAGAACCGACGGAACCGTTTCCTCCAGGAGGTTTGTTTGCTCGAAAGAAGGCTTTCAGCTGAACTCGAGAACCGGATGCACTGCCTTCATCCGCGTCCAGAGACGCGACACTGGGAAATGGGTTCTTGATCAGATCCAGAAAGAGCATAACCACGAGCTCGGATGTGAAGCTGAGGAGATGACGGTGGCTACGACGCCGCGTCCTGTGAGAGCTCCTGCTCCTACTAAGCTAGCTGCGACTGTGAATCAGCATAGGCCTAAGATGAAAGTCGTTGACGAGTCTGACAGAGAGCAGAGATCGTCTTCCTCTAAGAGCACCTCTCTCAAACGCTTCAAAAGCGGTGAAGGAGAAGTGAGCAATGATGGCCATCATAATCATCATAATCCTAAGGCGGTTTCCGGTAGCGAGCCTTACGCAGGTTTGGAGTTCGGTTCGGCTAACGAAGCGTGTCAGTTCTACCAAGCCTATGCGGAAGTCGTCGGGTTTAGAGTCCGGATCGGTCAGCTGTTCAGGTCCAAAGTAGACAACTCCATCACTTCGAGAAGGTTTGTTTGCTCGAGAGAAGGGTTTCAGCATCCTTCGAGGATGGGATGCGGAGCTTACATGAGGATCAAGAGACAAGACTCTGGCGGCTGGATCGTGGACCGTCTCTGCAAAGATCATAACCACGACCTCGAGCCGGGGAAGAAGAACCAAGACGGTGTGAAGAAGATAACCGAAGATGTGATGATGACGGGAGGAGGAGGGTTAGACTCCGTTGATCTCATCGAACTAAACAACAGCAACCACATCAAGAAAGCTGCTACGTCGTCGTCATCACGAGAGAACAGGATCGGTAAAGAATGGTATCCGCTGCTTCTCGATTACTTCCAGTCCAAACAAACCGAAGACATGGGGTTCTTCTATGCTGTTGAGCTAGATGTTCACAGCGGGAGCTGCCTCAGCGTCTTCTGGGCGGATAGCAGAGCGAGATTCGCTTGCAGTCAGTTCGGTGACGCGGTTGTGTTCGATACTTCGTACAGAAAAGGAAGCTACTCTGTTCCCTTCGCTACTTTCGTCGGTTTTAACCACCACAGGCAGCCGGTGCTTCTCGGCTGCGCCGTGGTGGCCGACGAGTCTAAAGAGAGTTTCTTATGGTTGTTTCAGACGTGGCTCCGCGCCATGTCGGGGCGTCCTCCGAGGTCAGTTGTTGCTGATCAAGACTTGCCTATAAAGCAAGCTTTGTCTCAGGTCTTCCCAGGAGCGCATCATCGGTACTCGGCTtggcagatgagggagagagagCGGGAGAATCTAAGACCGTTCCCGAGCGAGTTCAAGTACGAGTACGAGAAGTGTATATACCAGACGCAAACGGTTTTGGAGTTTGACTCGGTTTGGAACACTCTCATCAACAAGTACGGTCTCAGAGACGACGTCTGGCTCAGAGAAGTCTACGAGCAGCGTGAGCATTGGGTTCCTGCGTATCTGAGGGGAAGCTTCTTCGCCGGGATACCGATCAACGGAGCGTTTGAGCCGTTCTTCagcgcttcttcttcttcgctcgACGCTCTGACTCCTCTCAGAGAGTTCATCGGGAGATACGAGCAAGGGCTCGAGCAGAGACGCGAGGAGGAGAGGAAAGAGGATTTCAACTCTTACAACTTGCAGCCTTTCTTGCAGACGAAGGAGCCCGTGGAGGAGCAGTGCAGGAGGCTATACACGCTGACCGTCTTCAGGATCTTCCAGAACGAGCTCGTCCAGTCTTACAGCTACCTCTGTTTGAAGACATACGAGGAAGGAGCGATGAGCAGGTTCTTGGTGAGGAAATGCGGGAACGAGAGCGAGAAACATGCTGTGACTTTCAACGCGACGAATCTGAACTCGAGCTGCAGCTGTCAGATGTTTGAGCACGAAGGGCTTTTGTGCAGACACGTGTTGAAAGTGTTTAATCTGTTGGAAGTGAAAGAGCTTCCGTCGAGGTATATACTGCACAGGTGGACCAAGAACGCGGAGTTTGGGTTTGTGCGTGATATGGAGTCGGGTGTGAGCTCTCAGGATCTTAAGGCCTTGATGGTTTGGAGTCTGAGGGAAGCTGCTTCCAAGTATATAGAGTTTGGGACTTCGTCTCTGGAGAAGTATAAGCTTGCTTATGAGATTATGCGTGAAGGTGGGAAGAAACTTTGTTGGCAGAGATGA
- the LOC108847769 gene encoding membrane protein PM19L: MASGGSKSAAFMLLLLNLGLYFVVTIIASWAVNHGIERARESASVLSLPAKIFPIYFPVGNMATGFFVIFSLIAGVVGMATSLTGIMNVLEWDSPNLHSAAASSLISWSLTLLAMGLACKEINIGWTEANLRTLEVMTIIVSATQLLCTGAIHVGVGETVAGERPHAGRV; encoded by the exons ATGGCTTCAGGAGGATCAAAGTCGGCAGCTTTCATGCTTCTGTTGCTGAATCTTGGTCTCTACTTTGTCGTCACCATCATCGCTTCCTGGGCTGTTAATCACGGCATCGAGAGAGCTCGGGAGTCTG CGTCGGTGCTTTCTCTTCCGGCGAAGATCTTCCCTATATACTTCCCGGTGGGGAACATGGCGACTGGTTTTTTCGTAATTTTCTCGCTGATCGCCGGCGTCGTCGGAATGGCGACTTCACTCACCGGAATCATGAACGTTCTTGAGTGGGACTCTCCGAATCTCCACTCCGCAGCGGCGTCTTCTCTCATCTCCTGGTCTCTCACTCTCCTCGCCATGGG ATTGGCATGCAAGGAGATCAACATAGGCTGGACCGAGGCCAATTTA AGAACTCTTGAAGTTATGACAATCATTGTGAGTGCTACACAGTTATTGTGCACCGGAGCCATTCACGTCGGAGTTGGAGAAACAGTCGCCGGTGAAAGGCCTCATGCGGGAAGAGTTTGA
- the LOC130509389 gene encoding BTB/POZ and MATH domain-containing protein 1-like, with product MNSTARVCGEVSKSPPTSPPPPLTASTSVTETVDGFHEFKISGYSLTKGVGVGKYVASDTFSVGGHSWAVYFYPDGKSPEDNSSYVSLFIALASEGADVRALFELTLVDQSGNGKHKVHSHFGRALESGPYTLKCRGSMWGYKRFFRRTGLETSDYLKDDSLLVRCRVGVVKSCTEGPRECNIPVPVSDLGQQLGKLLQSGKGCDVTFDVDGETFAAHKLVLATRSPVFRAQLFGPLGDRNTDRIEIEDVEAPIFKVLLHFIYWDELPDMQELIGTDSKSASTLVAQHLLAAADRYALERLKAICESKLCEGITINTVATTLALAEQHHCFQLKSVCLKFVAMPENLKAVMQTDGFDYLKRSCPFLLTELLKYLARLREHSGTAIGHPKDILADGCDANGRRVKQRLH from the exons ATGAACAGCACAGCTAGGGTTTGCGGCGAGGTTTCCAAATCTCCTCCAACctcgccgccgccgccgctcACGGCGTCAACCTCCGTCACGGAAACCGTCGACGGCTTCCACGAGTTCAAGATCAGCGGCTACTCTCTTACCAAAGGCGTCGGAGTCGGCAAATACGTCGCCTCCGATACGTTCTCCGTCGGCGGTCACTCCTGGGCCGTCTACTTCTACCCCGACGGGAAGAGCCCCGAGGATAACTCTTCCTACGTTTCTCTGTTCATCGCCCTGGCGAGCGAGGGGGCCGATGTGAGGGCCTTGTTCGAGCTCACGCTCGTTGATCAGAGCGGGAACGGGAAGCATAAGGTCCATAGCCATTTCGGGAGAGCGCTCGAGAGCGGACCCTATACTCTCAAGTGTCGCGGAAGCATGTG GGGATACAAGAGGTTTTTCAGGAGGACTGGTCTAGAGACATCAGACTATCTCAAGGACGATAGTCTCTTGGTCCGGTGTCGTGTTGGTGTGGTGAAGTCTTGCACCGAGGGACCGAGGGAGTGTAATATTCCTGTACCGGTTTCTGACTTGGGCCAACAGCTGGGGAAGCTTTTGCAAAGTGGGAAAGGTTGTGATGTTACTTTCGATGTCGATGGAGAAACATTCGCTGCGCACAAGCTGGTTCTTGCGACGCGTTCACCTGTTTTCAGGGCTCAGCTTTTTGGCCCGTTAGGAGACAGGAATACCGACCGTATAGAGATAGAAGACGTGGAGGCTCCAATTTTCAAG GTTTTGCTTCATTTTATCTACTGGGACGAATTGCCTGATATGCAAGAGTTAATAGGCACAGATTCTAAATCAGCTTCTACTCTTGTGGCTCAGCATCTGCTTGCAGCGGCAGACCGTTATGCTCTTGAGCGGCTTAAAGCTATCTGCGAGTCAAAGCTTTGTGAAGGAATCACCATAAACACGGTTGCAACCACCTTGGCACTAGCGGAGCAGCATCACTGTTTCCAGCTAAAATCAGTCTGTCTCAAATTCGTCGCCATGCCTGAGAACTTGAAAG ctgTGATGCAAACAGACGGGTTCGATTATCTGAAAAGGAGCTGTCCATTTCTACTCACTGAGCTATTGAAGTATTTGGCGAGGCTTAGGGAACACTCTGGAACTGCAATAGGACATCCAAAAGATATACTTGCTGATGGCTGTGATGCCAATGGAAGAAGAGTTAAGCAACGGTTGCATTGA
- the LOC108847768 gene encoding organelle RRM domain-containing protein 1, chloroplastic, whose product MALSQSTSLPTLQSPFHKLQFVGVSRNRRELTILTTAKTPTRCPLVSLCRHTARRKPLTISCVAVAFHDDGAREASSSPSTSISSIFVKGLADSVSEGRLKKVFSEFGEVGHVKIIVNERTRQSLGYGYVWFSKRDDAQLAVEAMNGKFFDGRFILVKFGQPGLSRRRRSHSDFLFVNK is encoded by the exons ATGGCACTGTCACAGTCTACCTCACTCCCGACTTTACAGTCTCCATTCCACAAACTTCAATTCGTTGGAGTATCTCGAAATCGGAGAGAACTTACAATCCTGACGACGGCGAAAACTCCCACCAGATGTCCTTTGGTTTCGTTATGTCGTCATACGGCGAGAAGGAAACCCCTGACAATCAGCTGCGTCGCCGTAGCTTTTCACGACGATGGAGCCAGAGAAGCATCCTCTTCTCCATCTACTTCTATCTCGTCGATCTTCGTGAAGG GGCTTGCGGATTCAGTGAGTGAAGGTCGTTTGAAGAAGGTCTTCTCGGAGTTTGGAGAAGTTGGCCATG TAAAAATCATCGTGAACGAAAGGACTCGCCAGTCTCTAGGATATGGCTATGTTTGGTTTTCCAAAAGAGATGATGCACAGTTGGCCGTGGAAGCTATGAACGGAAag ttctttGATGGCAGGTTTATACTTGTGAAATTTGGTCAGCCTGGACTGTCCCGTCGCCGGAGATCACATTCCGATTTTCTTTTTGTGAATAAATGA
- the LOC108844534 gene encoding UPF0613 protein PB24D3.06c: MSLSMSSSSGAAAAAAATGASTPKSSSSPAAGSSSSATTSWFSGIVRGRVGGDKPNQTKLSKSASATGIGSGDHGGGPIKGKSQFRGVLFKYGPKSIQVAFKTGEYKQQVIFIGGLTDGLLATDYLEPLAIALDKEKWSLVQLLMSSSYSGFGTSSLKQDAQEIDQLISYLINKENSEGVVLLGHSTGCQDIVYYMGTNAACSRAVRAAILQAPVSDREYKATLPETPAMIDLAANMIKEGRAEELMPREADPCAPISAYRYHSLCAYMGDDDMFSSDLSDDQLKTRLGHMANTPCQVIFSMGDEYVPDYVDKKALVNRLSKAMGGAEKVEVEHGNHSLSNRVHEAVQAIMSFVKREGPSGWDDPWS, from the exons ATGTCTCTCTCAATGTCCTCCTCTTCCGGCGCTGCTGCTGCAGCTGCTGCTACGGGGGCTTCGACACCGAAATCATCGTCTTCTCCGGCGGCCGGTTCGTCTTCCTCGGCGACCACGTCCTGGTTCTCCGGAATCGTTCGCGGCCGCGTCGGCGGAGACAAACCCAACCAGACGAAGCTATCGAAAAGCGCATCGGCGACGGGAATCGGAAGCGGGGATCACGGTGGAGGACCCATCAAAGGGAAGAGCCAATTCCGAGGAGTTTTGTTCAAATACGGTCCCAAATCAATTCAG GTGGCTTTTAAGACCGGAGAATATAAACAACAAGTTATATTTATCGGTGGATTAACCGATGGACTTTTAGCTACTGA TTACTTGGAACCTCTTGCAATTGCTTTGGATAAGGAGAAATGGTCACTTGTTCAACTACTCATGTCTTCTTCCTATTCTGGATTCGGCACTTCCAGTTTGAAACAA GATGCACAAGAGATCGATCAACTTATAAGTTATCTCATCAACAAAGAGAACTCTGAAGGCGTTGTTCTACTTGGCCATAGCACTGGCTGCCAG GACATTGTGTATTATATGGGAACAAATGCTGCATGCTCCCGAGCCGTCCGAGCTGCAATTTTGCAG GCACCGGTCAGCGATAGAGAGTACAAAGCAACACTTCCTGAAACACCAGCTATGATAGACTTGGCTGCAAATATGATAAAAGAGGGACGAGCAGAGGAGCTAATGCCTAGAGAAGCTGATCCTTGTGCTCCAATCTCTGCGTATAG ATACCACTCCCTTTGCGCTTACATGGGAGACGACGATATGTTTAGCTCCGACCTAAGTGATGATCAGTTGAAAACTAGACTTGGTCATATGGCTAACACACCTTGTCAG GTGATTTTCTCCATGGGTGATGAGTATGTACCGGATTATGTCGACAAAAAAGCACTGGTTAATAG GCTTAGTAAAGCGATGGGAGGAGCAGAGAAGGTGGAGGTAGAGCATGGGAATCACTCGCTCTCCAATAGAGTTCATGAAGCTGTTCAAGCCATTATGAGTTTTGTCAAGCGAGAAGGACCCAGCGGTTGGGATGATCCTTGGAGctaa
- the LOC108845850 gene encoding uncharacterized protein LOC108845850 has translation MALTWLSALRISVLLILVAAIVLAFYFLPVEQLLRDFLLWVEQDLGPWGPFALAVAYIPLTVLAVPASVLTIGGGYLFGLPIGFVADSVGATLGSGAAFLLGRTIGKPFVVAKLKDYPQFQSVALAIEKSGFKICLLLRLAPLLPFSMLNYLLSVTPITLGPYLLSSWLGMMPITLVLVYVGTTLKDLSDVTHKWSELSFGHWASLILSLVVSVILMVCVTKVAQNALRKALEEHGGDMNGAVAASPELNDVADAPGDLNEPLLIKIDFQSPQDHENQRVMKEAAG, from the exons ATGGCGTTGACGTGGTTATCTGCTCTCCGGATTTCAGTTCTTCTGATCCTTGTAGCTGCAATTGTCTTAGCTTTCTATTTCCTCCCCGTCGAGCAG cTTTTGAGGGATTTTTTGTTATGGGTTGAACAAGATCTAGGGCCTTGGGGACCTTTTGCCCT AGCTGTGGCCTACATTCCTCTTACAGTTCTGGCTGTTCCTGCCTCTGTTCTAACG ATCGGTGGTGGATACCTCTTTGGGCTGCCAATTGGGTTTGTGGCTGACTCTGTGGGAGCTACGCTTGGCTCTGGAGCAGCATTTCTTCTTGGCCGTACT ATTGGAAAACCTTTTGTAGTTGCAAAACTCAAGGACTATCCTCAGTTTCAATCGGTGGCTCTCGCCATTGAGAAATCTGGTTTCAAG ATATGCTTGTTGCTCCGGCTTGCTCCTCTTCTCCCCTTCAGCATGTTGAACTACCTCTTATCTGTAACGCCAATTACCCTGGGGCCATACTTGCTTTCTTCTTGGTTAGGGATGATG CCAATAACGCTTGTGTTAGTGTATGTTGGAACAACTCTGAAAGACCTTTCTGATGTGACTCACAAGTGGAGCGAGCTATCTTTCGGTCACTGG GCTTCCTTGATTCTGAGCCTTGTAGTATCCG TGATATTAATGGTGTGTGTTACTAAGGTGGCGCAGAACGCTCTAAGAAAAGCTTTGGAAGAGCACGGAGGAGACATGAACGGAGCGGTTGCAGCCTCACCTGAGCTGAACGATGTGGCTGATGCTCCGGGTGATTTAAATGAGCCTCTCTTGATAAAGATAGATTTTCAGTCACCTCAGGACCATGAAAACCAGAGAGTCATGAAAGAAGCTGCTGGTTAA
- the LOC130509390 gene encoding probable aspartic proteinase GIP2: MASSSSCLNLLVFSFLSVLLITKSQISDSVNGVVFPVTGDLSTGQYLAEIRLGDSPEPVKLVVDLSGPLLWFDCSSGHISSSRSLVSGSSSGCLKAKAGNDRVTSRGDHNTECDLLVRNGVVGITARGELATDVLSLGSVSSQGTVDLLFACAPPLLLRGLASGGKGVMGLSKAQISLPSQLAAETNERRRLTVYLSPSNGVVSTNSVEDLFGTAASSSLVYTPLSTSTSGDYVINVKSIRVNGKKLSLEGPLSAELSTVVPYTTLESSIYELFAEAYVKAATNAKSVAPVAPFGLCFTSTSSAEVEFPAVELALQSEMVRWRIQGKNLLVDAGGGVQCLGVVNGGSNSNRVSPIIMGGLQLEGFVLDFDLGNSAMGFGERTRSSSDSFRQEAF; the protein is encoded by the coding sequence atggcttcttcttcttcttgtctgaATCTCCTcgtcttctccttcctctccGTTCTACTCATTACTAAATCACAGATCTCTGATTCGGTCAACGGTGTCGTTTTCCCTGTTACTGGAGACCTTTCAACAGGTCAATACCTCGCAGAGATTCGCCTTGGTGACTCGCCGGAGCCCGTTAAGCTCGTCGTTGATCTCTCCGGTCCGCTTCTATGGTTCGATTGCTCCTCCGGACACATCTCCTCGTCGCGAAGTCTGGTCTCAGGAAGCTCAAGCGGCTGTCTGAAAGCCAAAGCTGGGAACGACAGAGTTACATCGCGGGGAGACCATAACACTGAATGCGATTTACTTGTCCGAAACGGCGTCGTCGGGATTACGGCGAGAGGAGAGCTCGCAACAGACGTCTTGTCACTCGGATCTGTTTCTTCTCAGGGAACCGTTGATCTACTCTTCGCCTGTGCTCCTCCCTTGCTGTTACGTGGACTCGCTAGTGGAGGTAAAGGAGTTATGGGCCTTTCCAAGGCCCAAATCTCTCTCCCTTCCCAACTCGCCGCGGAAACTAACGAACGCCGCCGTTTAACTGTTTATCTCTCGCCGTCGAACGGCGTCGTGTCAACGAATTCGGTGGAGGATTTGTTCGGAACGGCAGCGTCTAGCTCTCTGGTCTACACGCCACTGTCTACAAGCACGAGCGGCGATTACGTAATTAACGTGAAATCCATCAGAGTCAACGGGAAGAAGCTCTCCTTGGAGGGTCCGTTATCGGCGGAGCTAAGCACGGTGGTCCCTTACACGACGCTGGAGAGCTCGATATACGAGTTGTTTGCGGAAGCTTACGTTAAAGCTGCGACAAACGCTAAATCGGTAGCTCCGGTGGCACCGTTCGGTCTCTGCTTCACGAGCACGTCTTCGGCTGAGGTGGAGTTTCCGGCGGTTGAACTCGCGTTGCAGAGCGAGATGGTGAGGTGGAGGATTCAGGGGAAGAATCTGTTGGTGGATGCTGGTGGTGGAGTCCAGTGCTTGGGTGTTGTAAACGGCGGGTCTAATTCTAACCGGGTCAGCCCGATTATAATGGGTGGGTTACAGTTGGAAGGCTTTGTATTGGACTTTGATTTGGGTAACTCGGCGATGGGGTTTGGAGAAAGGACACGATCTAGTTCAGATTCCTTCCGACAAGAAGCTTtctag